The following proteins are co-located in the Malus sylvestris chromosome 13, drMalSylv7.2, whole genome shotgun sequence genome:
- the LOC126596274 gene encoding inactive beta-amylase 9-like: MEVSVFRGSQAAIGKTELERTELGFCELNGNLKTNVCFGQSTSWKNPRLQFTVRAVQSETVRSGKVSGPARKSKPNDGVRLFVGLPLDTVSDCNAVNHARAIAAGLKALKLLGVDGVELPVWWGMVEKEAMGKYEWSGYLAVAEMVQKAGLELHVSLCFHASKQPKIPLPAWVSRLGASQPSIFFKDRSGQHYKECLSLAVDELPVLNGKTPTQVYQDFCESFKSSFEPFLGSTIAGISMSLGPDGELQYPSQRRLGKNKIPGVGEFQCYDENMLSMLKQHAEAAGNPLWGLGGPHDVPSYDQSPNANNFFKDDGGSWESPYGDFFLSWYSNQLISHGDRLLDLVSSTFSDTEVEICGKVPLMHSWYKTRSHPSELTSGFYNTSSRDGYQAVAEMFARNSCKIILPGMDLSDEHQPQDSLSSPELLLSQIKTACRKHGVEISGQNSSVSGAREGFQQIKKNLLGENAINLFTYQRMGADFFSPDHFPSFSEFVRSLNQPQLQSDDLPIEEEAVESVPTNSESVVRMQTA; this comes from the exons ATGGAGGTTTCGGTGTTTCGCGGCTCTCAGGCGGCGATCGGAAAGACCGAGTTGGAGCGAACGGAGcttgggttttgtgaattgAACGGAAATTTGAAGACCAACGTCTGTTTTGGTCAGAGCACGAGCTGGAAAAATCCCCGGCTTCAGTTTACTGTGAGGGCCGTACAATCCGAAACGGTTCGGTCCGGTAAAGTTTCGGGACCTGCCAGAAAATCAAAACCG AACGATGGAGTGAGATTATTTGTTGGGCTACCTCTAGATACGGTTTCAGACTGCAACGCGGTGAACCATGCTAGAGCGATTGCGGCCGGATTGAAGGCTCTGAAGCTGTTGGGGGTGGACGGCGTTGAGCTCCCGGTCTGGTGGGGAATGGTTGAGAAAGAAGCCATGGGGAAGTATGAGTGGTCAGGCTATCTTGCCGTTGCGGAGATGGTTCAGAAAGCCGGCCTCGAGCTCCATGTCTCACTCTGCTTCCATGCTTCTAAACAACCCAAGATCCCACTCCCTGCGTGGGTATCTCGCCTTGGCGCGTCCCAGCCTAGTATCTTTTTCAAGGACCGGTCGGGGCAGCATTACAAAGAGTGCTTATCGCTTGCTGTGGATGAACTTCCTGTACTGAATGGAAAGACTCCAACCCAAGTTTACCAAGACTTCTGTGAAAGCTTTAAATCTTCGTTCGAGCCTTTCCTGGGTTCCACAATCGCG GGCATCTCAATGAGCTTAGGACCAGATGGCGAGCTTCAATATCCATCTCAGCGCCGGCTAGGCAAGAACAAGATTCCCGGGGTTGGAGAATTCCAATGTTATGATGAAAACATGCTTAGCATGCTTAAGCAACACGCTGAAGCAGCCGGAAACCCTTTGTGGGGTCTTGGTGGTCCTCATGATGTTCCTAGCTACGACCAGTCCCCAAACGCAAACAACTTCTTCAAGGATGATGGCGGTTCATGGGAGTCTCCATATGGTGATTTCTTCCTTTCCTGGTACTCAAACCAGCTTATTTCTCACGGAGACCGCCTCCTCGACCTTGTCTCTTCAACTTTCAGTGACACTGAAGTGGAAATTTGTGGCAAGGTCCCGCTAATGCACTCTTGGTACAAAACAAGGTCTCACCCTTCTGAGCTGACTTCTGGGTTCTATAACACATCCTCTAGAGATGGTTACCAAGCAGTTGCCGAGATGTTTGCAAGGAATTCGTGCAAAATTATATTGCCTGGAATGGACCTATCGGACGAACATCAGCCACAGGACTCCCTTTCGAGTCCCGAGTTATTACTATCACAAATTAAAACCGCTTGCAGAAAGCATGGGGTTGAGATTTCAGGCCAAAACTCATCAGTTTCGGGAGCTCGCGAAGGCTTTCAACAGATAAAGAAGAATTTGTTGGGAGAGAATGCAATCAACCTGTTCACTTATCAGAGAATGGGAGCTGATTTCTTCTCGCCCGATCATTTTCCTTCGTTTTCTGAGTTTGTTCGGAGCCTTAACCAACCGCAGCTGCAGTCAGACGATCTAccaattgaagaagaagctgttGAGTCCGTACCTACGAATTCGGAATCAGTCGTCCGCATGCAAACCGCTTAA
- the LOC126596275 gene encoding tubby-like F-box protein 3: protein MSIRSLIQDIRFSRSQRVVQVSAARQAGEAVGEPLNQVCWAQMPQELLREVLVRIEASEDAWPLRKSVVACAGVCRSWRHLTKEIVKAPELSGKLTFPISVKQPGPRDDLVRCFIKRNRSTQTYYLFLGLTHALTDEGKFLLAARKFKRPTCTDYVVSLHVDNMSKGSSNYIGKLRSNFLGTKFTIFDGQPSHLGDKIAKSRSTRLVNLKQVSPRVPAGNYPVAQIQYELNMMGSRGPRRMQCTMDSIPSSSVEPGGVATTQAEFSHNNAELFPSLPFFRSKSNRVESFLSGPLARQKDGVLVLRNKSPRWHEQLQCWCLNFHGRVTVASVKNFQLVASPENGPAGPEHEKIILQFGKVGKDLFTMDYRYPISAFQAFSICLSSFDTKIACE from the exons ATGTCGATAAGGAGTTTAATCCAGGACATCAGGTTCTCGCGGTCGCAGCGGGTGGTGCAGGTTTCGGCGGCGAGGCAGGCCGGCGAGGCGGTGGGGGAGCCGTTGAATCAGGTATGCTGGGCTCAGATGCCTCAGGAGTTGCTCAGAGAGGTGCTGGTGAGAATCGAGGCTTCCGAGGACGCTTGGCCGCTGCGGAAGAGCGTGGTCGCCTGCGCCGGTGTCTGCCGGAGTTGGAGGCACCTTACCAAGGAGATCGTCAAGGCGCCGGAGCTCTCTGGGAAGCTGACCTTCCCCATCTCCGTCAAGCAG CCTGGTCCGAGGGATGACCTCGTCCGATGCTTTATCAAACGGAACCGTTCCACCCAAACATATTATCTTTTTCTTGGTTTGACCCATG CTCTAACTGACGAAGGAAAGTTCTTACTTGCTGCGCGAAAGTTTAAACGCCCCACCTGCACTGATTATGTCGTCTCACTACATGTTGATAATATGTCTAAGGGGAGCAGTAACTATATCGGGAAACTGAG ATCAAACTTTTTGGGAACAAAGTTCACAATCTTTGATGGGCAGCCGAGTCATTTGGGAGACAAGATTGCAAAAAGCCGCTCCACTAGGCTTGTCAATTTGAAACAAGTTTCCCCTAGGGTCCCTGCTGGCAACTATCCAGTGGCTCAAATCCAGTATGAACTAAATATGATGGGCTCTAG GGGTCCAAGGAGAATGCAGTGTACCATGGATTCGATTCCATCCTCTTCAGTTGAACCTGGAGGAGTGGCCACCACACAGGCAGAGTTTTCACATAATAATGCAGAATTATTTCCATCCCTCCCATTTTTCCGATCGAAATCAAACCGCGTGGAGAGTTTCCTGTCAGGGCCTTTGGCCAGACAGAAAGATGGGGTGCTGGTGTTAAGAAACAAGTCTCCTCGGTGGCATGAGCAACTTCAGTGTTGGTGTTTGAACTTTCATGGACGAGTAACAGTTGCTTCAGTGAAAAACTTTCAGTTGGTGGCTTCTCCAGAAAATGGACCCGCAGGACCAGAACACGAGAAGATCATCCTCCAATTTGGGAAAGTTGGCAAGGATTTATTTACCATGGATTACCGGTATCCAATATCAGCATTCCAGGCATTTTCAATCTGCCTCAGTAGCTTTGACACCAAGATTGCTTGTGAATAA